The following proteins are encoded in a genomic region of Flammeovirga pectinis:
- a CDS encoding glycosyltransferase, whose product MTQISNISAVMILKDAEKSLRATLESLLGFEEVIILDNGSSDKSLEIAASFNNVKIFHSPFIGFGPLKNLAASYASNDWVFSIDSDEIPNEELLSEIQKFDILDIESLGIVHRVNEYLGKVISGTDWGNEYIIRLFNRSRTSFTNSEVHETVKCDDLKQINLKGELLHESYSSISEMITKMQFYTSLYAKQNLGIKKVGPLMISLKSFFAFFRSYFLKRGFLFGWRGVLVSSYVGIDVFFKYYKLYELDYKRKYRSDKKKVLVDLERLKYPNCGLGQVCINFSNELINFQPSTISYEYLLPSKSRKELIKNDRDISFRCHNVLTKNGITPIDKHIDLYHLTSQITDYGVHYAKKNIYTIHDLNFLEEKSPQKSKAKLDKIQKAVDKADVITVISKFTEKIIRSNLSIPSSKKVRVIYNGVKSPLLKDPVKPKQLGGNDKFFFTIGTVMPKKNFHVLIEMMQYFDDDIKLYIAGMFEKESYVVRIKNLISTNNLQNRIVLLGGVSDEEKSYLYSKCQAFLFPSLLEGFGLPIIESMLSKKPTFSSDKTSLPEIGDRYAYYWESFEAEYMAGIVKDGLRDFELHKEKREREMFEYASKFSWNKNAEAYAKLYLETLDSE is encoded by the coding sequence ATGACTCAAATTAGTAATATATCTGCTGTAATGATTTTAAAGGATGCAGAAAAATCATTAAGAGCAACTTTAGAATCTTTACTTGGTTTTGAAGAAGTTATCATTTTAGATAACGGATCTTCAGATAAGTCGCTTGAAATTGCAGCAAGTTTTAATAATGTCAAAATTTTCCATTCTCCTTTTATAGGGTTTGGACCTTTGAAGAATTTGGCGGCATCTTATGCTTCTAATGACTGGGTGTTTTCTATTGATTCTGATGAAATCCCTAATGAAGAGTTATTAAGTGAGATACAAAAATTTGATATATTAGATATAGAAAGTCTCGGTATAGTACATAGAGTGAATGAATATTTAGGTAAAGTTATTTCTGGAACAGATTGGGGCAATGAATATATAATTCGATTATTTAATAGATCAAGAACATCTTTCACAAATTCGGAAGTACATGAAACTGTAAAATGCGATGATTTAAAACAAATCAATCTAAAAGGTGAATTGTTACATGAATCTTATTCATCAATATCAGAGATGATAACAAAAATGCAGTTTTATACATCGCTATATGCAAAACAAAATTTAGGAATTAAAAAGGTAGGTCCATTAATGATTTCTCTAAAATCATTTTTTGCTTTCTTTAGGAGTTACTTTCTAAAGAGAGGTTTCTTATTTGGATGGAGAGGGGTACTAGTAAGTTCATATGTTGGAATAGATGTTTTTTTTAAATACTATAAATTATATGAGCTAGATTATAAGAGAAAATATAGATCAGACAAAAAGAAAGTACTAGTTGATTTAGAAAGATTAAAATATCCAAATTGTGGATTAGGACAGGTTTGTATTAATTTTTCTAATGAATTAATAAATTTTCAGCCTAGTACCATTTCTTATGAATATCTTTTACCTTCAAAAAGTAGAAAAGAATTAATAAAAAATGATAGAGATATATCTTTTAGATGTCATAATGTATTAACAAAAAATGGTATTACACCAATAGATAAACATATTGACTTATACCATTTAACAAGTCAAATAACTGATTATGGTGTTCATTATGCTAAAAAAAATATTTATACTATTCATGACCTTAATTTCCTTGAAGAAAAAAGTCCTCAAAAATCAAAAGCAAAATTAGATAAGATTCAAAAAGCTGTTGATAAAGCAGATGTGATAACTGTGATTTCTAAGTTTACTGAAAAAATTATTCGCTCAAATCTATCTATACCTAGCTCAAAAAAAGTTCGAGTGATTTATAATGGAGTAAAGTCACCTCTGCTTAAAGATCCAGTAAAGCCAAAGCAATTAGGAGGAAATGATAAGTTCTTTTTTACTATTGGTACTGTAATGCCTAAAAAGAATTTTCATGTATTAATAGAGATGATGCAATATTTTGATGATGATATCAAGTTGTATATAGCGGGTATGTTTGAAAAAGAATCATATGTTGTACGCATAAAAAATCTTATTAGTACAAATAATTTACAAAATAGAATTGTACTTCTTGGAGGAGTTTCAGATGAAGAAAAATCATATTTATATTCTAAATGTCAAGCATTTTTATTTCCATCATTATTAGAAGGTTTTGGTTTACCTATTATTGAGTCTATGTTATCAAAAAAGCCTACTTTTTCTTCAGACAAAACGAGCCTTCCAGAAATAGGAGATAGATATGCGTATTATTGGGAATCTTTTGAGGCAGAATATATGGCTGGTATTGTAAAAGATGGCTTAAGAGATTTTGAATTGCATAAAGAAAAAAGAGAAAGAGAAATGTTTGAGTATGCCTCTAAATTCTCTTGGAATAAAAATGCAGAAGCATACGCAAAGTTATATTTAGAAACCTTAGATAGTGAGTAA